The genomic segment CAGCAACTCATCGCCCTTTTTCGCCACGTGTTTGAGCGCGGCTTTCGGGTTGTCACGGTCGATGGCGATCGGTCGCAGCATCGCCATGGCCCAGCCGAAGAACGGCACGAACAGCAGTTCGCGTTTGAGCACTTGGCTCAACGGCTGGAAATAAGCCGAAAGAAAGAATGTCTCCCAGGTGCTCTGGTGATTGGACTGAATCACGCAGGGCTGGTCAGGCACGTTCTCGGCGCCCTTGATTTCGTAGCTGATGCCCAGAAAGACTTTACTCAGCCACAAGGCGCAACGGCACCAGTACACGTTGATAAAGCGATAGCGCGCCTTGAACGGCAGAAAAGGCGCGATGAAAAAACTCAGGCTGCACCACAGCAAGGAGCTGGTGCCCAGCAGCAGGTAAAAGAGGAAAGTTCTGATGGCCTGCAGTATCGACATGGTGACGTTTACCGTGCGGGCTCTGCCCGTCTATATAAAGCGCACTCCCGATCAATCCTTGGTCAGGAATCTCGAAAACGCTCTAATTGTGGATAAGTTCTGCGGCAATCGCCGCCAGATCGTCAAAAATCAAGGTGCCCACCGGCAAGGTCTTGCCCTGGGTTTTTTCGCCTTTACCGGTCTTTACCAAAACTGGTTGAGAATCGACGGCTTTGGCGGCTTCCAGGTCACCAAGACTGTCACCGACGAACCATAGATTAGTCAGTGAAACGTTGTAATGCGCGGCGATGTTTTTCAACATCCCGGGTTTTGGCTTGCGGCACTCGCAACCGTCGTCCGGCCCATGCGGGCAGTAGACGATCAGCCCGACCTCACCGCCCTGCTCCGCCACCAACTCGCGCAAGCGCGCGTGCATGGCGTCCAGGGTGGCGATGTCGTAATAGCCACGAGCGATGCCCGACTGGTTGGTGGCCACCGCCACCGTCCAGCCGGCCTTGCTCAACTGCGCAATCGCCTCGATCGAACCGGGCAGCGGAACCCACTCCTCCACCGACTTGATGTAAGCGTCGGAGTCGTAATTGATCACCCCGTCCCGATCGAGAATCAGCAGTTTCAACGTCATTAGCTCAGCACAGAAATGTCAGCGATGTTGAGGAACAGACCACGCAGACGCGCCAACATGGCATAGCGGTTCTTGCGCACGTTGAGGTCTTCTGCGTTGATCATGACTGCCTCGAAGAAGGCATCAACAGGCTCGCGCAAGCTGGCAAGGCGGGCCAGTGCTTCGGCGTATTCACGCTGTACCATCAAGGGTTTGACGGCGTTTTCGGCCTTCATGATTGCAGAGTTCAGCGAAAACTCTTTGGCATCGGCAAAAAGCCCCGGGTCAACATCAGTGAAAATGGTGGGTTCGGCTTTGCTGATCAGGTTCGACACGCGCTTGTTCACCGCCGCCAAGGCAGCCGCTTCCGGCAACTTGCGGAACGCTTGCACCGCTTGTACACGCTGATCGAAGTCCAGCGCCGAACCCGGCTTCAGAGCACGAACCGACAGGTAAGTGGCCACATCGACGCCTTCGTCTTCGTAACGGGCACGCAGACGGTCGAAGATGAATTCCAGCACCGATTCGTTCAGGCCGGCAGTCTTGACCTTGGCACCGAACGCATTCACGGCGAATGCCACGGCGTCGTTCAGGTCGAGGTCGAGCTTCTTGTCGATCAGGATCCGCAACACACCCAGCGCAGCACGGCGCAGGGCATACGGGTCTTTGCTACCGGTTGGCAGCATGCCGATACCGAAGATGCCCACCAGCGTGTCGAGCTTGTCAGCAATGGCCACGGCCGCACCGGTCAGGGTGGTCGGCAGTTCAGCGCCGGCACCGCGAGGCATGTATTGCTCGTTCAGGGCCAGGGCAACTTCTTCCGGCTCGCCGTCGTTGAGGGCGTAGTAGTAACCGGCGACACCTTGCATCTCCGGGAACTCACCAACCATCTCGGTCGCCAGGTCGCACTTGGACAGCAGGCCGGCACGGGATGCCCATGCGGCGTTGCCACCAATGCGCTGCGCGATGAACGCGGCCAGTTTGGAAACACGTTCGGCCTTGTCGTAGACACTGCCGAGCTTTTCCTGGAACACCACGTTCTGCAGGCGCAGGTTGAAGTCTTCGAGTTTCTGCTTCTTGTCTTGCTTGAAGAAGAACTCGGCGTCGGTCAGGCGTGGGCGAACCACTTTCTCGTTACCGGCAATGATCTGCTGCGGGTCTTTGCTTTCAATGTTGGCCACAGTGATGAAACGTGGCAGCAACTTGCCGTCGGCATCCAGCAGGCAGAAGTACTTCTGGTTGTCCTGCATGGTGGTGATCAGGGCTTCTTGCGGCACGTCGAGGAAACGTTCCTCGAACGAACACACCAGCGGCACCGGCCATTCAACCAGCGCGGTCACTTCATCGAGCAAGGCTGGCGGAACGATTGCAGTGCCTTCCTGCAGGGTCGCCAGTTCTTCGGTGCGCTTGCTGATGATTGCGCGACGCTCGTTGGCGTCGGCCAAGACGTAAGCGGCACGCAGGTCAGTCAGGTAGTTGGCTGGCGAGGTGATACGCACGTTTTCCGGATGATGGAAACGGTGACCACGGGAGTCGCGACCGGCCTTCTGGGCGAGGATGGTGCAATCGATGACCTGGTCACCGAGCAGCATCACCAGCCACTGGGTCGGACGAACGAACTCTTCCTTGCGAGCACCCCAGCGCATGCGCTTGGGGATCGGCAGGTCGTTCAGCGAGTCTTCGACGATGGTCGGCAGCAAGCTGGCGGTCGGCTTGCCGGCGATGCTCTGGCTGTAACGCAGCTTCGGACCGCTCTGATCGATTTCGCTCAGCTCGACGCCGCACTTCTTGGCGAAGCCCAGGGCGGCTTGAGTCGGGTTGCCTTCGGCATCGAACGCGGCCTGACGTGGTGGGCCGTCGAGGTTGATGCTGCGATCCGGCTGCTGGGTAGCCAGCGCGGTGATCAGCACCGCCAGGCGACGTGGCGCGGCGTAGACAGTTTTGGCTTCGAAGCTGAGGCCAGCGGCCAGCAGGCCTTTTTCGATACCGGCCAGGAACGCGTCGGCCAGGGTGTTCAGTGCTTTGGGTGGCAGTTCTTCGGTGCCCAGTTCAACCAGAAAATCTTGCGCACTCATTGTGCAGCCTCCAGTTTGGCCAGTACTTCATCACGCAGGTCCGGGGTCGCCATCGGGAAGCCCAGCTTGGCGCGCGCCAGCAGATAGGCTTGCGCAACGGAACGCGCCAGGGTGCGTACGCGCAGGATGTATTGCTGACGCGCAGTCACGGAGATCGCCCGGCGCGCATCCAGCAAGTTGAACGTGTGGGACGCCTTCAACACCATTTCGTAGCTCGGCAACGGCAGCGGCTGGTCGAGTTCGATCAGGCGCTTGGCTTCGCTTTCATAGAAATCGAACAGCTCGAACAGCTTCTCGACGTTGGCGTGCTCGAAGTTGTAAGTGGATTGCTCCACTTCGTTCTGGTGGAACACGTCGCCGTAGGTGACTTTGCCCATCGGACCGTCAGCCCAGACCAGGTCGTAGACCGAGTCCACGCCTTGCAGGTACATGGCCAGACGCTCAAGACCGTAAGTGATCTCGCCGGTCACCGGGTAGCACTCGATGCCGCCCGCTTGCTGGAAGTAGGTGAACTGCGTCACTTCCATGCCGTTGAGCCAGACTTCCCAGCCCAGGCCCCAGGCGCCGAGCGTTGGCGACTCCCAGTTGTCTTCGACGAAGCGGATGTCGTGGACCAGCGGGTCCAGGCCGACGTGCTTCAGCGAGCCCAGGTACAGTTCCTGGAAGTTGTCCGGGTTCGGCTTCAGGACAACCTGGAACTGGTAGTAATGCTGCAGACGGTTCGGGTTTTCGCCGTAGCGGCCGTCAGTCGGGCGACGACTGGGCTGCACATAAGCGGCGTTCCAGGTTTCCGGGCCGATGGCGCGCAGAAACGTGGCTGTGTGGAAAGTGCCGGCGCCTACTTCCATATCGTAGGGCTGAAGTACCACGCAACCTTGCTCGGCCCAGTATTGCTGGAGTGCGAGGATCAAGTCTTGGAAGGTACGCACGGCTGGCGTAGGCTGGCTCACGAAATTCACCTGTTTCTTGGGCTGCGATTTAAAGAGCGGGAGTATACCCGATTCGTTGCTGCGCACGCCCCCTGGAGCCTTATGCCACGCTGCTTTTGGTGTTCCGAAGATCCGCTGTACATGGCTTATCACGATCAGGAGTGGGGCACGCCGCTACGCGATGCGCAGGGTTTGTTCGAGTTGCTTTTGCTCGAAGGGTTCCAGGCCGGTCTGTCCTGGATCACCGTATTGCGCAAACGCGAGCATTATCGCGAGGTGCTGTTCGGCTTCGACGTGCAACGCGTGGCGCAGATGAGCGACGCGGAAATCGATGAATTGATGCTCGATCCGGGCATCATCCGCAACCGCCTCAAACTCAAGGCCGCCCGCCGCAATGCCCAGGCCTGGCTGGCGCTGGAGGATCCGGTGGCGTTCCTCTGGTCCTTCGTTGGCGGCCAGCCGGTGATCAATCACTTCAAGGATCGCAGCCAGGTACCGGCCATCACGCCGACCGCCGTGGAGATGAGCAAAGGCCTGAAAAAAGCCGGTTTCACGTTCGTCGGCCCGACCATTTGCTACGCGCTGATGCAGGCCTCGGGCATGGTCATGGATCACACCCGCGATTGCGATCGCTACGCGGCCCTGGCAAACGGCGGTTAGAATGGCCGCCTCGCGCACAGCACAAGATCAGGAGTGACCTGTGGATAAGTTTAAAGGCGCCTTGCTGGTAGGCGCTCTGCGGCTGTTTGCCCTGCTGCCATGGCGGGCAGTGCAGGCCGTCGGTTCGGCGATTGGCTGGATCATGTGGAAAACCCCCAACCGTTCCCGCGACGTGGTGCGGATCAACCTCGCCAAGTGCTTCCCGGACATGGACCCGGCCGAGCGCGAGCGGCTTGCAGGCCAGAGCCTGAAAGACATCGGCAAGTCCCTGACCGAAAGCGCCTGCGCGTGGATCTGGCCGGCTCAGCGCTCCATCGACCTGGTGCGCGAAGTCGAAGGCCTCGACGTGTTGAAGGATGCGTTGGCGTCCGGCAAAGGCGTGGTCGGTATCACCAGTCACCTGGGCAACTGGGAAGTGCTGAACCACTTCTATTGCAGCCAGTGCAAGCCGATCATTTTCTATCGTCCGCCGAAGTTGAAGGCCGTCGACGATTTGCTGCGCAAACAACGCGTGCAATTGGGCAACCGCGTGGCGGCTTCCACCAAGGAAGGCATCCTCAGTGTCATCAAGG from the Pseudomonas sp. N3-W genome contains:
- the glyS gene encoding glycine--tRNA ligase subunit beta; this encodes MSAQDFLVELGTEELPPKALNTLADAFLAGIEKGLLAAGLSFEAKTVYAAPRRLAVLITALATQQPDRSINLDGPPRQAAFDAEGNPTQAALGFAKKCGVELSEIDQSGPKLRYSQSIAGKPTASLLPTIVEDSLNDLPIPKRMRWGARKEEFVRPTQWLVMLLGDQVIDCTILAQKAGRDSRGHRFHHPENVRITSPANYLTDLRAAYVLADANERRAIISKRTEELATLQEGTAIVPPALLDEVTALVEWPVPLVCSFEERFLDVPQEALITTMQDNQKYFCLLDADGKLLPRFITVANIESKDPQQIIAGNEKVVRPRLTDAEFFFKQDKKQKLEDFNLRLQNVVFQEKLGSVYDKAERVSKLAAFIAQRIGGNAAWASRAGLLSKCDLATEMVGEFPEMQGVAGYYYALNDGEPEEVALALNEQYMPRGAGAELPTTLTGAAVAIADKLDTLVGIFGIGMLPTGSKDPYALRRAALGVLRILIDKKLDLDLNDAVAFAVNAFGAKVKTAGLNESVLEFIFDRLRARYEDEGVDVATYLSVRALKPGSALDFDQRVQAVQAFRKLPEAAALAAVNKRVSNLISKAEPTIFTDVDPGLFADAKEFSLNSAIMKAENAVKPLMVQREYAEALARLASLREPVDAFFEAVMINAEDLNVRKNRYAMLARLRGLFLNIADISVLS
- the gmhB gene encoding D-glycero-beta-D-manno-heptose 1,7-bisphosphate 7-phosphatase → MTLKLLILDRDGVINYDSDAYIKSVEEWVPLPGSIEAIAQLSKAGWTVAVATNQSGIARGYYDIATLDAMHARLRELVAEQGGEVGLIVYCPHGPDDGCECRKPKPGMLKNIAAHYNVSLTNLWFVGDSLGDLEAAKAVDSQPVLVKTGKGEKTQGKTLPVGTLIFDDLAAIAAELIHN
- a CDS encoding lysophospholipid acyltransferase → MDKFKGALLVGALRLFALLPWRAVQAVGSAIGWIMWKTPNRSRDVVRINLAKCFPDMDPAERERLAGQSLKDIGKSLTESACAWIWPAQRSIDLVREVEGLDVLKDALASGKGVVGITSHLGNWEVLNHFYCSQCKPIIFYRPPKLKAVDDLLRKQRVQLGNRVAASTKEGILSVIKEVRKGGAVGIPADPEPAESAGIFVPFFATQALTSKFVPNMLVGGKAVGVFLHALRLPDGSGYKVILEAAPDAMYSTDTETSCAAMSKVVERYVGAYPSQYMWSMKRFKKRPPGEERWY
- the tag gene encoding DNA-3-methyladenine glycosylase I, with product MPRCFWCSEDPLYMAYHDQEWGTPLRDAQGLFELLLLEGFQAGLSWITVLRKREHYREVLFGFDVQRVAQMSDAEIDELMLDPGIIRNRLKLKAARRNAQAWLALEDPVAFLWSFVGGQPVINHFKDRSQVPAITPTAVEMSKGLKKAGFTFVGPTICYALMQASGMVMDHTRDCDRYAALANGG
- a CDS encoding 1-acyl-sn-glycerol-3-phosphate acyltransferase yields the protein MSILQAIRTFLFYLLLGTSSLLWCSLSFFIAPFLPFKARYRFINVYWCRCALWLSKVFLGISYEIKGAENVPDQPCVIQSNHQSTWETFFLSAYFQPLSQVLKRELLFVPFFGWAMAMLRPIAIDRDNPKAALKHVAKKGDELLKDGVWVLIFPEGTRVPYGTVGKFSRGGSALAVNAELPVLPIAHNAGKFWPKTGWAKQQGVITLIIGEPMYAEGSGPRAIAALNDRVQAWNEQMQREMGSLPPTSQASASTDQVAV
- the glyQ gene encoding glycine--tRNA ligase subunit alpha translates to MSQPTPAVRTFQDLILALQQYWAEQGCVVLQPYDMEVGAGTFHTATFLRAIGPETWNAAYVQPSRRPTDGRYGENPNRLQHYYQFQVVLKPNPDNFQELYLGSLKHVGLDPLVHDIRFVEDNWESPTLGAWGLGWEVWLNGMEVTQFTYFQQAGGIECYPVTGEITYGLERLAMYLQGVDSVYDLVWADGPMGKVTYGDVFHQNEVEQSTYNFEHANVEKLFELFDFYESEAKRLIELDQPLPLPSYEMVLKASHTFNLLDARRAISVTARQQYILRVRTLARSVAQAYLLARAKLGFPMATPDLRDEVLAKLEAAQ